The Heyndrickxia acidicola sequence GGCTTCTGTTGTCAGCTTTGGATTAATATAGCCTTGTTTTTTTCCTTGATCAATCAGTTCCATGGCAAGTGGCATGCTTTTTTCATTCGTGTACTCTTCAAAAAGCGCCTGGATGCCCGGGTCAGTCAGTGATTGAAGAAACTCCGGGCTCAGCTCCTTTGCCGTTTCGGTTTTGCGGAAGATAACCTGCTCTATTTTTTCAGAAAAAGGGCGGTCCGAATAAATTAATTCACGGTATTCTTCAAATGATTTATCCATATAATCGACTAATACAGCCCTTAGCAGTTCGTCTTTACTGCCAAAATAATTATAAATGGTTACGGGGGAAACATTTGCTTTCTTACTGATTTCTGCCACGCTGACTTTATCTGCGCCATAGGAAGAAAAAAGATTAAGTGCCGCCTGTTTAATCATCTCTTTCTTACGTTCTGTCCTCCGTTGATATCCGTCCATTGTATTCACCTCTAAAACAAGGATACAAAATGATTTGAATAAAAACAATTAAAACAGTTCAAAACTTGTTGATATTCTCATTGGTATCCCTTATTATGAACTCAATAAACTATTTTTATTCAAAACATTTAAAAAGGGGATTGGGAAATGGGAATTCAAGTCGCACATCTAACGAAAGCATTCCCAAATGGAAAGGGGATTTTTGATGTCTCCTTTGAAGTGCAGGAAGGGGAGGTTTTTGGTTTTTTAGGACCAAATGGTGCCGGAAAATCAACTACTATCCGCCATTTAATGGGATTTATGAAGCCTGGCTCAGGAAACGCTGCTATCAATGGGAAGGATGCTTGGAAAGAAAGTCCGGCTATACAAAAGGTAGTTGGGTATCTACCCGGGGAAATTGCATTTGTTGAGGGAATGAATGGAAAGCAATTCCTTGATTTGCTTTCAGGAATGAGGGGATTAAAGGATTTCACAAAACGGGAACAGTTAATTGAACGTTTTCAATTTGATGTAAAAACCCCCATACGGAAAATGTCCAAAGGCATGAAGCAGAAAGTAGGCATTGTCGCTGCTTTTATGCATGATCCCGAAATTCTTATTTTAGATGAGCCGACTTCAGGGCTTGATCCTTTAATGCAAAATATTTTTATAGATTTAATTCTGGAAGAAAAAGCAAAAGGAAAAACCATTTTAATGTCCTCCCATATGTTTGGGGAAATTGAACGGACCTGTGACCGTGTCGGAATGATTAAGGAAGGAAAACTGGTAGCTGTGGAGAAGGTACGCCATATGCAGACTATGCAGAGAAAGCTTTTTGATGTAACAGTAAGTTCCCGGGAGGAAGCGGAGAGCATTCGGTCGGCCGGCTTCACCGTAATCGAGTCAGAGCCTTTGCGGTTAAAGGTTGCTGTGCAGGGTGATTATGATCGCTTCATTAAGGTCCTATCCCATTGCCAGGTCAACAATCTGGACATTCATTCACAGTCTCTTGAAGAAGTTTTTATGCATTATTATGAAAGAGAGGCGAAAGGATAATGAGTTCAGCTCTTTTAATAGCGATGTTAAAGACAACTGGAAAGAATATTTTCAGTTATGCCTTTGGTGCTGCATTCTACGTTATTCTAATTATTTGGATATACCCATCTGTAGCTCATTCAGATGCGCTGAATCAAGTTTTGAAGCAAATGCCTTCAAACTACCTAAGTGCGTTTGGGCTTCAAGGAGGAATGGCTGGGAATTTAAGCGGCTTCTTGGCTGGAGAGTATTATGGCCTTTTGTTCATTATTATTTTAATGATTTATAGTGTCATGACGTCTTCACAGCTCATTGCCAGGTTTATAGACCGAGGTTCAATGGCCTATCTGCTCTCTACACCCAATTCACGGGTGAAGGTGGCAGGAACTCAAGCCAT is a genomic window containing:
- a CDS encoding TetR/AcrR family transcriptional regulator, which codes for MDGYQRRTERKKEMIKQAALNLFSSYGADKVSVAEISKKANVSPVTIYNYFGSKDELLRAVLVDYMDKSFEEYRELIYSDRPFSEKIEQVIFRKTETAKELSPEFLQSLTDPGIQALFEEYTNEKSMPLAMELIDQGKKQGYINPKLTTEAILFYIHIFTETTQKKEGLGLLSKDALIDLVELFFYGLMGSAQLQREQ
- a CDS encoding ABC transporter ATP-binding protein, which gives rise to MGIQVAHLTKAFPNGKGIFDVSFEVQEGEVFGFLGPNGAGKSTTIRHLMGFMKPGSGNAAINGKDAWKESPAIQKVVGYLPGEIAFVEGMNGKQFLDLLSGMRGLKDFTKREQLIERFQFDVKTPIRKMSKGMKQKVGIVAAFMHDPEILILDEPTSGLDPLMQNIFIDLILEEKAKGKTILMSSHMFGEIERTCDRVGMIKEGKLVAVEKVRHMQTMQRKLFDVTVSSREEAESIRSAGFTVIESEPLRLKVAVQGDYDRFIKVLSHCQVNNLDIHSQSLEEVFMHYYEREAKG